Proteins encoded in a region of the Buteo buteo chromosome 11, bButBut1.hap1.1, whole genome shotgun sequence genome:
- the VPS37B gene encoding vacuolar protein sorting-associated protein 37B isoform X1 produces MALDVRRLEALSLQELSALLDDEDQLQDMAREMEEAQNVQHSKDMTLASNRSLAEGNLLYQPKLESLKSNLTEKYQELQVLFEAYQIKKTKLDRQSSNASLETLLALLQTEGAKIEEDTENMAEKFLDGEIPLDSFIDEYQSKRKLAHLRRVKIEKLQEMVLKGQRLPQVQPQAQPRAPETAPAPQDSYTSDANTPPSVVPRRIPPPPPSSVPAGRFPTPFTAAMSSGPALSYPGAPYPPLPPRPGVQSASQMPQTGYPSQFVPQHPPALPQRPPRLPPHPGFILQ; encoded by the exons atGGCGCTGGACGTGCGGCGCCTGGAGGCGCTGAGCCTGCAGGAGCTCAGCGCGCTGCTGGACGACGAGGACCAGCTACAGGACATGGCCCGCGAGATGGAAGAG gcCCAAAATGTTCAACACAGCAAAGACATGACTCTTGCCAGCAACCGCAGTCTGGCAGAAGGCAATCTTTTGTACCAGCCAAAGTTGGAGTCTTTGAAATCAAATTTGACTGAAAAATATCAAGAGCTGCAAGTTCTTTTTGAAGCATACcagataaagaaaacaaaactag ACAGACAATCCAGTAATGCTTCACTGGAGACACTGCTAGCACTGCTTCAGACAGAGGGGGCTAAGATTGAGGAAGACACAGAG AATATGGCAGAAAAATTTCTTGATGGTGAAATACCACTGGATTCCTTCATTGATGAGTACCAGAGCAAGCGTAAACTGGCTCACCTGCGACGTGTGAAAATTGAGAAGCTCCAAGAAATGGTGCTGAAGGGACAGAGACTTCCGCAGGTTCAGCCACAAGCTCAGCCAAGAGCACCTGAGACAGCACCAGCACCTCAAGATTCCTACACTTCGGATGCAAACACTCCTCCTTCAGTTGTGCCCCGACGAATACCACCCCCTCCACCTTCTTCAGTCCCAGCAGGACGCTTTCCTACTCCGTTTACTGCAGCCATGAGTTCAGGACCAGCTCTTTCTTATCCAGGTGCTCCGTATCCTCCTCTCCCGCCTCGGCCAGGAGTTCAGTCTGCAAGTCAAATGCCACAGACAGGATACCCATCTCAGTTTGTACCACAGCATCCTCCAGCTCTTCCCCAAAGACCACCTCGCCTTCCACCACATCCTGGCTTTATCCTCCAGTGA
- the VPS37B gene encoding vacuolar protein sorting-associated protein 37B isoform X2 — MAGDLAQNVQHSKDMTLASNRSLAEGNLLYQPKLESLKSNLTEKYQELQVLFEAYQIKKTKLDRQSSNASLETLLALLQTEGAKIEEDTENMAEKFLDGEIPLDSFIDEYQSKRKLAHLRRVKIEKLQEMVLKGQRLPQVQPQAQPRAPETAPAPQDSYTSDANTPPSVVPRRIPPPPPSSVPAGRFPTPFTAAMSSGPALSYPGAPYPPLPPRPGVQSASQMPQTGYPSQFVPQHPPALPQRPPRLPPHPGFILQ; from the exons ATGGCAGGTGATTTG gcCCAAAATGTTCAACACAGCAAAGACATGACTCTTGCCAGCAACCGCAGTCTGGCAGAAGGCAATCTTTTGTACCAGCCAAAGTTGGAGTCTTTGAAATCAAATTTGACTGAAAAATATCAAGAGCTGCAAGTTCTTTTTGAAGCATACcagataaagaaaacaaaactag ACAGACAATCCAGTAATGCTTCACTGGAGACACTGCTAGCACTGCTTCAGACAGAGGGGGCTAAGATTGAGGAAGACACAGAG AATATGGCAGAAAAATTTCTTGATGGTGAAATACCACTGGATTCCTTCATTGATGAGTACCAGAGCAAGCGTAAACTGGCTCACCTGCGACGTGTGAAAATTGAGAAGCTCCAAGAAATGGTGCTGAAGGGACAGAGACTTCCGCAGGTTCAGCCACAAGCTCAGCCAAGAGCACCTGAGACAGCACCAGCACCTCAAGATTCCTACACTTCGGATGCAAACACTCCTCCTTCAGTTGTGCCCCGACGAATACCACCCCCTCCACCTTCTTCAGTCCCAGCAGGACGCTTTCCTACTCCGTTTACTGCAGCCATGAGTTCAGGACCAGCTCTTTCTTATCCAGGTGCTCCGTATCCTCCTCTCCCGCCTCGGCCAGGAGTTCAGTCTGCAAGTCAAATGCCACAGACAGGATACCCATCTCAGTTTGTACCACAGCATCCTCCAGCTCTTCCCCAAAGACCACCTCGCCTTCCACCACATCCTGGCTTTATCCTCCAGTGA